One segment of Triticum aestivum cultivar Chinese Spring chromosome 2A, IWGSC CS RefSeq v2.1, whole genome shotgun sequence DNA contains the following:
- the LOC123187845 gene encoding IQ domain-containing protein IQM2 isoform X2 translates to MGVLFSCPVEDDGECGGLVAAAAEEQQATFLKASLGSGKLRIEGSLSFKRLQLVEPKIPIAVTAPVPVPVPMPRELLRTRFADAAVTAAAQPESPKHEAAAVTLQKVYKSFRTRRRLADCAVLVEQNWWELLDFALLKRSSVSFFDIERQETAVSKWARARTRAAKVGKGLSKDEKARKLALQHWLEAIDPRHRYGHNLHYYYDCWLRCESREPFFYWLDIGEGKEINLEDRCPRSKLLSQCIKYLGPKEREEYEVVIEDGKFMYKNSRQILDSSGGPRDAKWIFVLSTSRNLYVGQKKKGTFQHSSFLAGGAASAAGRLVVEDGVLKAIWPHSGHYRPTEENFQEFQDFLRENKVDLSDVKMSPTEEDEEFWSRLRSIPSERCTDADKPEEEMVPAAETIPCQAPQVTETTPENVIQLQETSKDHSQPEMFTRLDSSKGAVNIEKSTTSMPEDHEEDSDDDHAVVPREKIIGRANSYQLGKQGSFKWTTGAGPRIICVRDYPPELQHRALEEVHLSPRRSGRPTSRFSSPQRGGSPMSRGCEPLAPREAFHATHLQQGLLISL, encoded by the exons ATGGGCGTGCTCTTCTCGTGTCCCGTGGAGGACGACGGCGAATGCGGCGGCCtcgtcgcggcggcggcggaggagcagcaGGCGACGTTCCTCAAGGCCTCGCTCGGCTCCGGCAAGCTCCGGATCGAGGGCTCCCTCAGCTTCAAGCGGCTCCAGCTGGTGGAGCCCAAGATCCCCATCGCCGTCACCGCGccggtgcccgtgccggtgccgatGCCGAGGGAGCTCCTCCGGACGCGGTTCGCCGACGCGGCGGTTACGGCGGCGGCGCAGCCGGAGAGCCCCAAGCACGAGGCCGCGGCGGTGACGCTGCAGAAGGTGTACAAGAGCTTCCGGACGCGGCGCCGGCTGGCCGACTGCGCCGTGCTCGTGGAGCAGAACTGGTGGGAGCTGCTGGACTTCGCGCTGCTCAAGCGCAGCTCCGTCTCCTTCTTCGACATCGAGCGGCAGGAGACCGCCGTGTCCAAGTGGGCGCGCGCCAGGACCAGGGCCGCCAAG GTCGGCAAGGGGCTCTCCAAGGATGAGAAGGCTCGGAAGCTCGCATTGCAGCACTGGCTTGAAGCT ATCGACCCGCGACACCGGTACGGGCACAACCTTCACTACTACTACGACTGCTGGCTGAGGTGCGAAAGCAGGGAGCCTTTCTTCTACTG GCTCGACATCGGAGAGGGCAAGGAGATCAACCTCGAGGACCGATGCCCGCGGTCGAAGCTTCTCAGCCAGTGCATCAAGTATCTTGGTCCG aaagagagagaggaataTGAGGTTGTGATCGAGGATGGCAAGTTCATGTACAAGAACAGCAGGCAGATCCTCGACTCCTCCGGCGGTCCGAGGGACGCAAAGTGGATCTTTGTGCTGAGCACATCCAGGAATCTGTATGTTGGGCAG AAGAAAAAGGGCACATTTCAGCATTCTAGCTTTCTCGCCGGAGGCGCCGCGTCTGCTGCGGGGCGACTCGTTGTCGAAGATGGAGTTCTGAAGGCTATCTGGCCTCACAGTGGGCACTACCGCCCCACAGAAGAGAACTTCCAGGAATTCCAGGACTTCCTCAGAGAGAACAAGGTCGATCTCAGCGATGTTAAG ATGAGCCCAACTGAAGAGGATGAGGAGTTCTGGAGCAGGCTCAGAAGCATCCCTTCGGAGCGGTGCACCGATGCCGACAAACCCGAAGAAGAAATGGTTCCTGCTGCAGAAACCATCCCTTGCCAGGCACCTCAGGTCACTGAAACCACACCTGAAAATGTCAtccaactccaagaaacaagcaaagATCATAGCCAACCGGAGATGTTCACAAGGCTGGATTCATCGAAAGGCGCCGTAAACATCGAAAAATCAACGACTTCCATGCCTGAAGATCATGAGGAAGACAGCGATGATGATCATGCGGTGGTGCCAAGGGAGAAGATCATTGGGAGGGCCAACTCATATCAGCTGGGGAAGCAAGGGTCCTTCAAGTGGACCACCGGCGCCGGACCCCGGATCATTTGCGTCAGGGACTACCCGCCGGAGCTGCAGCACCGGGCGCTGGAGGAGGTGCACCTGTCGCCGAGGAGGAGCGGCAGGCCGACGTCGAGGTTCTCGTCGCCGCAGAGGGGCGGCAGCCCGATGTCGAGAGGGTGTGAACCCCTGGCGCCGAGAGAGGCGTTCCATGCCACGCATCTGCAGCAAGGATTACTGATCAGTTTATGA
- the LOC123187845 gene encoding IQ domain-containing protein IQM5 isoform X1 yields the protein MGVLFSCPVEDDGECGGLVAAAAEEQQATFLKASLGSGKLRIEGSLSFKRLQLVEPKIPIAVTAPVPVPVPMPRELLRTRFADAAVTAAAQPESPKHEAAAVTLQKVYKSFRTRRRLADCAVLVEQNWWELLDFALLKRSSVSFFDIERQETAVSKWARARTRAAKVGKGLSKDEKARKLALQHWLEAVSTFVRETAECSVNFRVFAKQCAHVTAEFSDEQIDPRHRYGHNLHYYYDCWLRCESREPFFYWLDIGEGKEINLEDRCPRSKLLSQCIKYLGPKEREEYEVVIEDGKFMYKNSRQILDSSGGPRDAKWIFVLSTSRNLYVGQKKKGTFQHSSFLAGGAASAAGRLVVEDGVLKAIWPHSGHYRPTEENFQEFQDFLRENKVDLSDVKMSPTEEDEEFWSRLRSIPSERCTDADKPEEEMVPAAETIPCQAPQVTETTPENVIQLQETSKDHSQPEMFTRLDSSKGAVNIEKSTTSMPEDHEEDSDDDHAVVPREKIIGRANSYQLGKQGSFKWTTGAGPRIICVRDYPPELQHRALEEVHLSPRRSGRPTSRFSSPQRGGSPMSRGCEPLAPREAFHATHLQQGLLISL from the exons ATGGGCGTGCTCTTCTCGTGTCCCGTGGAGGACGACGGCGAATGCGGCGGCCtcgtcgcggcggcggcggaggagcagcaGGCGACGTTCCTCAAGGCCTCGCTCGGCTCCGGCAAGCTCCGGATCGAGGGCTCCCTCAGCTTCAAGCGGCTCCAGCTGGTGGAGCCCAAGATCCCCATCGCCGTCACCGCGccggtgcccgtgccggtgccgatGCCGAGGGAGCTCCTCCGGACGCGGTTCGCCGACGCGGCGGTTACGGCGGCGGCGCAGCCGGAGAGCCCCAAGCACGAGGCCGCGGCGGTGACGCTGCAGAAGGTGTACAAGAGCTTCCGGACGCGGCGCCGGCTGGCCGACTGCGCCGTGCTCGTGGAGCAGAACTGGTGGGAGCTGCTGGACTTCGCGCTGCTCAAGCGCAGCTCCGTCTCCTTCTTCGACATCGAGCGGCAGGAGACCGCCGTGTCCAAGTGGGCGCGCGCCAGGACCAGGGCCGCCAAG GTCGGCAAGGGGCTCTCCAAGGATGAGAAGGCTCGGAAGCTCGCATTGCAGCACTGGCTTGAAGCTGTGAGTACTTTTGTCAGAGAAACTGCAGAATGTTCAGTTAACTTTCGTGTTTTTGCCAAGCAATGTGCTCATGTCACTGCTGAATTTTCTGATGAACAGATCGACCCGCGACACCGGTACGGGCACAACCTTCACTACTACTACGACTGCTGGCTGAGGTGCGAAAGCAGGGAGCCTTTCTTCTACTG GCTCGACATCGGAGAGGGCAAGGAGATCAACCTCGAGGACCGATGCCCGCGGTCGAAGCTTCTCAGCCAGTGCATCAAGTATCTTGGTCCG aaagagagagaggaataTGAGGTTGTGATCGAGGATGGCAAGTTCATGTACAAGAACAGCAGGCAGATCCTCGACTCCTCCGGCGGTCCGAGGGACGCAAAGTGGATCTTTGTGCTGAGCACATCCAGGAATCTGTATGTTGGGCAG AAGAAAAAGGGCACATTTCAGCATTCTAGCTTTCTCGCCGGAGGCGCCGCGTCTGCTGCGGGGCGACTCGTTGTCGAAGATGGAGTTCTGAAGGCTATCTGGCCTCACAGTGGGCACTACCGCCCCACAGAAGAGAACTTCCAGGAATTCCAGGACTTCCTCAGAGAGAACAAGGTCGATCTCAGCGATGTTAAG ATGAGCCCAACTGAAGAGGATGAGGAGTTCTGGAGCAGGCTCAGAAGCATCCCTTCGGAGCGGTGCACCGATGCCGACAAACCCGAAGAAGAAATGGTTCCTGCTGCAGAAACCATCCCTTGCCAGGCACCTCAGGTCACTGAAACCACACCTGAAAATGTCAtccaactccaagaaacaagcaaagATCATAGCCAACCGGAGATGTTCACAAGGCTGGATTCATCGAAAGGCGCCGTAAACATCGAAAAATCAACGACTTCCATGCCTGAAGATCATGAGGAAGACAGCGATGATGATCATGCGGTGGTGCCAAGGGAGAAGATCATTGGGAGGGCCAACTCATATCAGCTGGGGAAGCAAGGGTCCTTCAAGTGGACCACCGGCGCCGGACCCCGGATCATTTGCGTCAGGGACTACCCGCCGGAGCTGCAGCACCGGGCGCTGGAGGAGGTGCACCTGTCGCCGAGGAGGAGCGGCAGGCCGACGTCGAGGTTCTCGTCGCCGCAGAGGGGCGGCAGCCCGATGTCGAGAGGGTGTGAACCCCTGGCGCCGAGAGAGGCGTTCCATGCCACGCATCTGCAGCAAGGATTACTGATCAGTTTATGA